In the genome of Oryzias melastigma strain HK-1 linkage group LG19, ASM292280v2, whole genome shotgun sequence, the window TCATCACAAGCCCCACTGCAGCGGGAGAGCCGACTGTATCTGTTGGTGAGAGTGTGATTCTGTTCTGACCTCTGATTCAGGCTTCAGTTTGGAGTCATTCTTCTGGGTGTCGTGTGTTCAGGTACGCTGCCTCTGGCGACACAAGAGCAGGCTCTGGTGGAGGATCTGCTGTTTGTTCTGATTGGAGTTGACGGGCGAGACATCGCCGCTCAGCCCGTTCTGGGGAGGCAGAACCGCTCTTTTATTGTTGACGCCACTCTGGACATGTCTGTGAAGGAGCTGGTGAACAGAATACTGCCTGTTGCATCCTATTACTCCACTATAACGCGGTAAGTGTTAGTTTCAGTCAACGTCTTCTCGCTGAGAAACAGTTCAATTCTGCTTTCCTGAATAATCCTTTAGAGTTCATCTCTGCTTAGTGGAGCACATTTTTGGAGACAAACTtacttaaataacaaaaattaagcTGATTTATGACGTACAAAccttaaaaagtttatttaaagtacAGATTAGGTTATTTAtacaagtttaaaattaaaaaagaggaattaaactaaaatgaatttctattaaacttaataaaagccataaaagaatgaaatgggaaatcaaaataaaacctggTTTCAATATACCATCttgattgttttacttttttttaacattgatttTAATTCTATAAAATCTGTGTTGTATTATCAGATTTTGGCGTTTCTCTGAACTGTACGCTGTTTTATGTCCTGCAGGTTCATTGAAGAGAAGTCGTCCTTTGAGTACGGTCAGGTGAACCACGCTCTGACGGCAGCGATGAGGACCCTGATGAAGGAGTACCTCATCTTGATCACTCAGCTGGAGCACCTGCAGCGGCAGGGTCTGCTGTCGCTGCAGAAGCTTTGGTTCTACATCCAGCCCACCATGAGGACCATGGAGATCCTGGCATCGTTAGGTGAGAGGCTTTAAActcccattctgatcatctctagatctgttttcaaagcgtttcctGTAAACTAGAGGGAtagagtttaaacaaaggaTTGATGGGAACTGAGGGTGGGGTTATTCCACACCAAGGAccctgcccacaactctgaggcaaatttctgatgaactcctgccactctgcagaaactatgtcctaaaaaaaaacgacacaagttgtttgatttaggctaaaaacatcataatcatatttaaaaaaaacgctgagaacgcttttaaaacagattaaaagatgattgaagttgGATTATAATAATGTAATCgtcttttatttacttaatagGGAGAATTTTTTGTATCTCATCGTGTGGAATTGAAaggtttaatcttttttataaatattcttaTATTTAGTAAAAGATccagttgctttttttattctcttgcatttacttgttttattaaataaattcaatcctcaaagatgcagttttttttaaatcctaaatttgTGCAAAACATATCAGTATAAAATCCTTCTTGGGtcatttttaaatcagcaatttttgacactaaaatgtattttaatttagtaattttACCTCTGTGAGCACTCTGCTAGCTACACTTAACTTTACTTAAACTGTTCATGTGATATTTCTGGACTCTGAAAGTCACAGCTCCGTTTAATTTTTTGCCATTGCTGCTCAGATATTAATTATTGTGTGTTGATGTCGCAAACcagtatttttctaatattcCTAACTAACCGTGCAATAACAAAATAACTATTTAGTGATCGTCTAAGTGTAGGTTATTTGTAATTAAAGTTTGTAAGAATTGGATGTGAAGACTTTCCCACTTGATTAattaacacacattttatttgaaaaaagttaattCCTGTCTCTTTTTCCATTTACACTGACACCAGATCCCTCATCACTGTTGTACTTCTGGTTGTGTTTGAGGTTCTTGCAGAACTTTCAGCAGTTCCTCTTTTGAACCAGCAGGGGGAGCTTTGAGTCCATTTTcataacattatttttctgaACTATAGATTTACAGCAAACAGGAACACAGATGGAGTTTATTGAAATCTGCTGTCTTACAGCTTCCTCAGTGGACAAAGGAGAGTGTATGGGCGGAGCCACGCTGAGCCTTCTGCATGACCGCACCTTCAACTACACAGGTGACAGCCAGGCGCAGGAGCTATGCCTCTACCTCACTAAAGCCGCCAGCGTGCCGTACTTTGAAATCCTGGAGAAGTGGATTTACAGAGGCATCATCAAGGATCCTTACAGGTTTGCTTTCAGAGGGAAAAGTCTACATGCTGGGGGGGTTCCTGACGCTCACAGAGGCTCCCGTTCTCCTCAGTGAGTTCATGGTGGAGGAGCACGAGCTGCAAAAAGAGAAGATCCAGGAGGATTATAACGACAAGTACTGGGACCAGAGGTATACCATCGTACAGCATCGAATCCCCTCCTTCCTCCAGAAAATGGCAGACAAAATTCTGAGCACAGGTACGAGGACACGGATCCAAACAGGAACAGGACTTTCTGTGCACAGGACTTATTGATGAAACTTTACAGGGAAATACCTGAACGTGGTGCGAGAGTGCGGCCGAGATGTGACATGTCCGGATGCTAAGGAGGTTCTGTACACCCTGAAGGAGCGGGCTTACGTGGAGCAGATCGAGAAGGCCTACAACTACGCCAGCAAGGTCCTCCTGGACTTCCTCATGGAGGAGAAGGAGCTGGTTTCTCGTCTGAGGTAAACCTCTTTTCAGACGTCAAAACTCAAGTCAATAAAGTTAATAACATATTGCAACAAATTGGTTTCCCCAGATCTATCAAGCACTACTTCCTGATGGACAAAGGAGATTTCTTTGTGCACTTCATGGATCTGacagaggaggagctgaagaagcCCGTGGATGACATCGTCCCTCCCAGACTTGAAGCTCTCCTGGAGCTGGCTCTGAGGATGAGCACCGCCAACACGGACCCCTTTAAAGACGACCTCAAGGTGGGACAAACTTATTTTTAGTAGCGATCGaccaatatgtttttttcagggTTGATGCCAATTATTATTAGTCAAGAAGCCCAAAAACTGATATTTGGAGTAAAGTGGATCAAAATTTTGAATTATACAAATGTCAACtattaactttattaatttaaatgacAAGTAAATTTTAATATAGCTAGTAAATACTTCATAGAAGTGCAAAGCAAcatcttttatgtgttttttaatttaatttaacaaaaaacaaaaagtacagGGAGTTCCTTGGGACTATAGCATGTCTTATAAGGTCAATTTAAAgtgtaaatacataaataactCCCTGAGGTTTTAgtaggtaaataaaaaaattgaataccCTTTGAGAAAAATATGACTCTATGacccaaaatctttaacgtgctgtagcttttcaactgttaacacgatcaacataattccagtagattttttctatttagtttttataagtCGGCGCTGAGCAAAGGAGGGAGGGGCTAAAGTTATACCTGCGCACAGAACAGTAGAAGAGAAAGAACAGTAGAAACCAATATTGTATCTTCTGCCTCAACAGCACCTTTAGAGCTTTTtggtaaaacaaatgtttcaacCAACCACTAGTGCTGCCAAAAACGATTACTTTAACAGTTgattaatcaccgattattttttccgattagtcgtctaatcgggtcatgcataaactagatgtaaagcacacatcttaaccattattagctttaaactagctaaaacattagctaaaaatgctgaaactgattgctgaaatcgctgaagctaaaatgctgaagctgatggccagctaaaatattagtgaaatggcaaattagcctaaaaaactgaaaaaagcctaagttagccaaaacagcaggcatgtagctgaaatgtttgctaaactccaaaatagcctaaaaactttaataaatgccaaaataatccataaagctatcagaatgacataactttcaactttactacactctgactccatataacaaAGTAACAACTAGtccactattaaattagtcgactattttaatagtggactcgttgattagtcgactaatcattgCAGCCCTAAACTTAACCAAgctgtggaatttttttttctgacaaatacatGAGGTCACATCTTAACAGATCTCACAGAGGTCTGTGACATCTTACCTTACATTTGGCTATTGGACTTTACCAACACAAAAGCACGCATGTTACCATTTTAGTATTAAAGGTAGCCATCAGAATAATTGATCTTGCACCTCAATGCCCTAATCTGTATTTTGTTTCCCAAATCGCTGCTGTTCTTTCTCCAGATCGACCTGATGCCTCACGATGTCATCACTCAGCTGCTGCGAGTGCTGGCCATCGAGACCAAACAGGAGAAGGCCATCATCAACGCCGAGCAAACGGACGCGGGGCTCAGCGGGCTGGAGGCCTTCTCCTTCGATTACATCGTCAAGTGGCCGCTCTCGCTCATCATCAACAGGTCTGTTGGAAATGTTTACAGCTGATCACAAAGCAGTCCAGCTCAATGCTTTGTGATCCCCAAGTCACGGACCGATACCGGTCCTTGGCACAGTTCCTACCGGGccgcagagaaaaaaaacgtgacCTACATTTCTAATTGTAattctaaaggaagttttattttgaaaaattactgGATTCTCCACCGCATCCAAATCATTCCTTACACATGTCGAGTCACTCGGTCACGTGTACTTTCTTAACCTTNNNNNNNNNNNNNNNNNNNNNNNNNNNNNNNNNNNNNNNNNNNNNNNNNNNNNNNNNNNNNNNNNNNNNNNNNNNNNNNNNNNNNNNNNNNNNNNNNNNNNNNNNNNNNNNNNNNNNNNNNNNNNNNNNNNNNNNNNNNNNNNNNNNNNNNNNNNNNNNNNNNNNNNNNNNNNNNNNNNNNNNNNNNNNNNNNNNNNNNNNNNNNNNNNNNNNNNNNNNNNNNNNNNNNNNNNNNNNNNNNNNNNNNNNNNNNNNNNNNNNNNNNNNNNNNNNNNNNNNNNNNNNNNNNNNNNNNNNNNNNNNNNNNNNNNNNNNNNNNNNNNNNNNNNNNNNNNNNNNNNNNNNNNNNNNNNATTTTGAAAAATTACTGGATTCTCCACCGCATCCAACTCATTCCTTGCACATGTCAAGTCACTCGGTCACGTGTACTTTCTTAACcttcgtgctctcttatggggtccagatgaccccacccttatattgatgcgtgatccctcccatgataaaggtggaccggattttatgtctgccacggacaccagagaagataaaaaatccttaaaaaaaaagttcagcgctctattgtggggtccagatgaccccacttataataaaagcaaaagaggGAAACACTGAGGTACTGCaggaagattttttatttttttttaattttttttttagcatttcattttatttttacaaccaTGTTAGAAGATAAAGGCAGTAAAGCCTCAAATCTGTATTCTGGTGATTTTACTGCTTTAAGGCTTTGACATTTAAAGCACACAAATGACTGTTGTTTCAATAAATGATGACATTTTTGGTAATAACAGCccatgtctgtgtgtttgttgttcAGAAAAGCGCTAACCAGATACCAGATGTTATTCAGACACATGTTCTTCTGCAAACATGTGGAGCGGCTGCTTTGCAACGTGTGGATCAGCAACAAAGACTTCAAACAGTACTCGCTGCACTGCGCCAAATGGTGAGCTGATGTCATTTCATGTCAAcgttatttgaatttaaaacgtCCTTACACTCTGCGATCCGTGTTTAGGTTTGCAGCAGCGTTCGCCCTGCGCCAGCGCATGCTTAACTTCGTGCAGAACATTCAGTACTACATGATGTTCGAGGTGATGGAGCCCACATGGCACATCATGGAGAACAACCTGAAAACGGTGAGTGAAGAAACCTGCAGGAAGACGTGATGGTTCCAGCTTTATGGAGCTGAAATGAGTCTCCGTCACCAGGCTTCCAACATCGACGACGTGCTGTGCCACCACACCAGTTTCCTGGACAACTGCCTGAAGGACTGCATGCTGACCAACCCAGAGCTGCTAAGGATCTTCTCCAAACTCATGACCGTCTGTGTCATGTTCACAAACTGCATGCAGGTTTGTGcagaaaaattgcttttctcaCATAGAACTGcatgttattttaatgtttgagtTCACTTTTAGGGATATTTAGATGTTATTTTCATAGTTTGTTGGTGTGCAGTTGTGCATAAAATAGTTCCCTGGTTGAACCGTTTTGgttaaaactaaaagaaaaatagttttatatacatatatattgtaAAGTTAATGTTTTGTTGCAGCGGTTCACACAGAGCATGAGGTTGGAGCGTCTGTCTCGAGAGCAGGGGACTATTTACGAAGCTCCAACTCCAACTGAAGCGGAGAAGAAGCTCACCTCAAAGGTATTTCACATGTCTGATCCTCTGAAGTGTTTTCTGCTCAGACATGCTTTGATAACCTTTTATGGAgaattttttctatttgtttcagTATGCAGCCGAACACGGGGACGCTCTGCAGTCTGACGCTGGTCTTGAAGTCACCATCAGTAAGTTTGACAGTAACTTCAGTATGCTGCTGCTGGACCTGCTGGACAAACTCAGCATCTACAGCACCAACGACTGTGAGCACAGCATGATCAGCATCATCTACAGGTAAGTGGAGGAATTTCCCATGTATGCAAGTTTTTTCACCCATAACTCCAacttatatttaattttgaattgacagttcaatttgaaaatgttttttagaataGGGGTGGGtgatatgacgatataaaacCCTCTTatgatctccaaagctgacaatgtgtcatttttgagagatcgttttatcacaatcttctacgaaaagctgcaagagcgagaaggcaaaagcttgttgactggcACACGTGTGTAACATGGACCACACCACCTCCTACGCGTGCGCACCTCGCGCtagcataatttaaatcaactgTCCGTTCACATCGAATGGAGTTTGTGTCCAATTCATgcaaatcctctttgttttaacaagcaCTTAAGTAACTGCTTCATGgttatcttaaagtctgttcagCTGAAGCTCCCgccgtgtgtgggaggagcttccgtcaaaagcttttctcagcttcataaTGAAGGATCAAcaaatatcaggtttatttaattttaagagctgaataaaagcatcagtacacGTTTCCATTTatggattcaaagaatctcccAATGATGAGCAGCGGCCGTCCCACACTGGAGAAACCCGCTCCATAACGAACTCGCCAGTGCCGTCACGGGACGattttatggcaagccaaagagatCAAAAATCACTAGGAAAAGTGAGCACGGGAGTGTCACGTTTTACggataattgttatttttaatatttaaatgttcccatagttggtttcaataaaacaataccaaaaaaataattttaactgttttattcatgatttagTTTGGACATTAGGGAGGTGGAACAAGaactctgtttttgtagatttggtctaaaaacatgtagatgtaatcagaaactacatgttttagcatgttgtttgtcttcaaag includes:
- the tubgcp2 gene encoding gamma-tubulin complex component 2, with translation MSEFRIHHDVNELLSLLHLRGGDGAEGYIDLLQKHRTPYVTTTVSAHSAKVKLAEFSKTPEDFLKKYEELKSKNVRNLDPLVYLLSKLCEDKEMLQFLQQNAKERSESSANTNSTTTTSYTLPQSSAKMSMQELDELRKKLGNVTASSNAPLPAEVTRKMLRDKHNKKNPTQPNPVFPNWVYDRPALIGDFITSPTAAGEPTVSVGTLPLATQEQALVEDLLFVLIGVDGRDIAAQPVLGRQNRSFIVDATLDMSVKELVNRILPVASYYSTITRFIEEKSSFEYGQVNHALTAAMRTLMKEYLILITQLEHLQRQGLLSLQKLWFYIQPTMRTMEILASLASSVDKGECMGGATLSLLHDRTFNYTGDSQAQELCLYLTKAASVPYFEILEKWIYRGIIKDPYSEFMVEEHELQKEKIQEDYNDKYWDQRYTIVQHRIPSFLQKMADKILSTGKYLNVVRECGRDVTCPDAKEVLYTLKERAYVEQIEKAYNYASKVLLDFLMEEKELVSRLRSIKHYFLMDKGDFFVHFMDLTEEELKKPVDDIVPPRLEALLELALRMSTANTDPFKDDLKIDLMPHDVITQLLRVLAIETKQEKAIINAEQTDAGLSGLEAFSFDYIVKWPLSLIINRKALTRYQMLFRHMFFCKHVERLLCNVWISNKDFKQYSLHCAKWFAAAFALRQRMLNFVQNIQYYMMFEVMEPTWHIMENNLKTASNIDDVLCHHTSFLDNCLKDCMLTNPELLRIFSKLMTVCVMFTNCMQRFTQSMRLERLSREQGTIYEAPTPTEAEKKLTSKYAAEHGDALQSDAGLEVTISKFDSNFSMLLLDLLDKLSIYSTNDCEHSMISIIYRLDFNGFYTERLERMAVERSQKAAA